The Medicago truncatula cultivar Jemalong A17 chromosome 4, MtrunA17r5.0-ANR, whole genome shotgun sequence genome includes a region encoding these proteins:
- the LOC25494324 gene encoding oligopeptide transporter 3 — translation MAPMNPTPDTEKASNGVPPDDRCPIEEVALVVPETDDPSLPVMTFRSWFLGITSCIILIFLNTFFTFRTQPLTISAILMQIAVLPIGKFMAATLPTKEYNFFGRWRFTLNPGPFNMKEHVIITIFANCGVSQGGGDAYSIGAITIMKAYYKQSLSFLLALFIVLTTQILGYGWAGILRRYLVDPVEMWWPSNLAQVSLFRALHEKENKASKGFTRMQFFLIAMGVSFLYYALPGYLFTVLTFFSWICYAWPHNITAQQIGSGYHGLGIGAFTLDWAGISAYHGSPLVAPWTSIVNVGVGFIMFIYIILPVCYWRFNTFDARKFPIFSNQLFTSSGHKYDTTKILTKEYDLNIDAYNKYGKLYLSPLFALSIGSGFARFTATLTHVALFHGRDILRQSKSAMGNVKVDVHGRLMKAYKQVPEWWFLILLFGSMALSLVMAFVWKTDVQLPWWGMLFAFGLAFVVTLPIGVIQATTNQQPGYDIIAQFMIGYLLPGKPIANLLFKIYGRISTVHALSFLQDLKLGHYMKIPPRCMYTAQLVGTLVAGVVNLSVAWWMLDSIKDICMDDKAHHDSPWTCPKYRVTFDASVIWGLIGPKRLFGPGGLYRNLVWLFLVGAVLPVPVWVFSKIYPNKKWIPLINIPVISYGFAGMPPATPTNIASWLLTGMIFNYFVFRFHKRWWQKYNYVLSAALDAGTAFMGVLIFFALQNAGHTLKWWGTELDHCPLATCPTAPGIVVDGCPVF, via the exons ATGGCGCCAATGAATCCAACTCCAGACACTGAAAAAGCGTCAAACGGTGTTCCCCCAGACGACAGATGTCCAATTGAAGAAGTAGCTCTCGTCGTCCCTGAAACCGACGACCCTTCTCTTCCAGTCATGACTTTCCGTTCATGGTTCCTTGGAATTACTTCTTGCATCATACTCATCTTTCTCAACACTTTCTTCACTTTCAGAACTCAACCACTAACTATCTCTGCTATTCTCATGCAAATCGCTGTTCTTCCCATCGGAAAGTTCATGGCCGCCACTCTTCCCACCAAAGAGTATAACTTTTTTGGGCGGTGGCGTTTCACGTTGAATCCTGGTCCGTTTAATATGAAGGAGCATGTTATTATCACTATTTTTGCTAACTGTGGTGTTTCTCAAGGTGGTGGTGATGCTTACTCCATTGGTGCTATTACTATTATGAAAGCTTATTACAAACAATCTCTCAGTTTTCTCCTTGCTCTATTCATCGTCTTAACCACACAg ATATTGGGCTATGGATGGGCTGGGATTCTGAGGAGGTATCTGGTGGACCCTGTTGAAATGTGGTGGCCATCAAACCTTGCACAAGTCTCTCTCTTTAG GGCACTCCATGAAAAAGAGAATAAAGCATCAAAAGGCTTTACAAGGATGCAGTTTTTCCTCATTGCTATGGGTGTTAGCTTCTTGTATTATGCACTCCCCGGCTATCttttcaccgtcttaacattcTTCTCATGGATTTGCTACGCATGGCCACATAATATCACAGCACAACAAATTGGATCAGGTTACCATGGACTTGGAATTGGTGCATTCACACTTGATTGGGCTGGAATTTCAGCTTATCATGGAAGCCCACTTGTTGCACCGTGGACTTCCATTGTTAATGTTGGGGTTGGATTTATCATGTTCATCTATATAATTCTACCCGTATGTTACTGGAGGTTTAACACTTTTGATGCTAGGAAGTTTCCTATATTCTCTAATCAGTTGTTCACGTCAAGTGGACACAAGTATGACACGACAAAGATCTTAACCAAGGAATATGATCTTAACATTGATGCATACAACAAGTATGGCAAGTTATACCTTAGTCCTCTCTTCGCATTGTCTATTGGATCAGGTTTCGCAAGATTTACAGCGACCCTCACTCATGTAGCATTATTTCATGGCAG AGACATATTGAGACAGAGTAAATCGGCAATGGGTAACGTAAAAGTTGATGTGCATGGTAGGCTCATGAAGGCTTATAAGCAAGTACCAGAATGGTGGTTcctcattttattatttggaagCATGGCGCTATCCTTAGTAATGGCTTTTGTTTGGAAAACGGATGTGCAACTTCCATGGTGGGGCATGCTCTTTGCTTTTGGCTTAGCTTTTGTTGTAACTCTCCCAATCGGTGTCATCCAAGCAACTACCAACCAG CAACCTGGATATGACATTATTGCACAGTTCATGATCGGGTATCTCCTTCCTGGAAAACCAATTGCAAACTTGCTCTTTAAGATTTATGGGAGAATCAGCACCGTCCATGCACTCTCTTTCTTGCAAGATCTTAAACTTGGGCACTACATGAAAATTCCCCCGCGATGCATGTATACAGCACAG CTGGTGGGAACACTAGTTGCTGGAGTGGTGAACCTTTCGGTGGCTTGGTGGATGTTGGATAGCATTAAGGACATTTGCATGGATGATAAAGCTCACCATGATAGTCCTTGGACTTGTCCCAAATACCGAGTGACATTTGATGCATCTGTTATATGGGGGTTAATCGGACCGAAGCGGCTATTCGGACCAGGTGGATTGTACCGAAACCTTGTATGGCTATTCTTGGTTGGAGCAGTGTTGCCAGTTCCTGTTTGGGTGTTTAGCAAAATCTACCCTAACAAGAAATGGATTCCTCTGATAAACATACCAGTTATATCTTATGGTTTTGCTGGAATGCCACCTGCAACTCCAACTAACATTGCAAGCTGGCTATTGACCGGAATGATCTTCAACTACTTTGTGTTCCGCTTCCACAAACGTTGGTGGCAGAAATATAATTATGTTCTATCCGCGGCACTTGATGCAGGCACAGCTTTTATGGGTGTTTTGATTTTCTTTGCTCTGCAAAATGCAGGCCATACTCTCAAATGGTGGGGAACTGAATTGGACCATTGCCCGTTGGCTACTTGTCCAACTGCTCCTGGAATTGTGGTTGATGGTTGTCCTGTATTCTAA
- the LOC11438642 gene encoding SNF1-related protein kinase regulatory subunit beta-2 has protein sequence MGNVNVNGNSSSPQVPAAPLQRHDEMHVIVPTHSSSQTTPGYPDIYNENKVPTMITWSYGGGQQIFVQGSWDNWNSRTALQKSGKDFTILKVLASGVYHYRFIVDGIGCYDPELPWSKDEAGNACNILDLQDYVPEDIGSISAFEPPQSPTSSYDNLPFSSEDCAKEPPLVPPQLATTPLNVCTENVEIQPTKPRPQHSVLNHFYIPKGESSPSVVALGSTNRFLSKYVTVVLYKSVQR, from the exons atgggTAACGTGAATGTGAATGGAAATTCTTCATCTCCTCAA GTTCCTGCTGCTCCATTACAAAGACATGATGAGATGCATGTTATTGTTCCCACTCATTCATCATCACAAACAACTCCTGGCTATCCAGATATATACAATGAAAACAAAGTTCCAACTATGATTACTTGGAGTTATGGTGGTGGTCAACAAATTTTTGTTCAAGGATCCTGGGATAATTGGAATTCAAG aACTGCCTTGCAGAAATCGGGCAAAGATTTCACAATATTGAAGGTACTGGCCTCTGGTGTTTACCATTATAGGTTTATTGTTGATGGAATAGGCTGTTATGACCCGGAGTTGCCTTGGTCGAAAGATGAAGCTGggaatgcttgcaacatcttggacttacag GATTATGTTCCTGAAGATATTGGAAGCATTTCTGCTTTTGAACCTCCTCAATCACCAACCTCAAGTTATGATAATTTACCATTTAGTTCTGAAGATTGTGCAAAGGAGCCGCCATTAGTCCCTCCACAGTTAGCTACGACGCCGCTAAATGTATGTACAGAAAATGTGGAAATCCAACCTACTAAGCCAAGACCTCAACATTCAGTGCTCAATCATTTTTACATCCCGAAAGGAGAAAGCAGTCCTTCAGTGGTTGCCCTTGGTTCTACTAATCGGTTTCTGTCCAAATATGTTACTGTGGTGCTTTACAAGTCTGTGCAGAGGTAG